In one window of Neomonachus schauinslandi unplaced genomic scaffold, ASM220157v2 HiC_scaffold_203, whole genome shotgun sequence DNA:
- the LOC110578172 gene encoding late histone H2B.L4-like: MAEPGCETSSEESLGTEEPTAADPKSPKQKEPRRGGRRRGRRRCPDSFATYFPRVLRNVHDGLSLSQEAVSVMDSFVKDIFERITSEASHLVRTTKRSTITSREIQTAVRLLLPGEIGKHAVSEATKAVIRFNASK, encoded by the coding sequence ATGGCTGAACCTGGCTGTGAGACCTCTTCTGAGGAAAGCCTCGGCACCGAGGAGCCCACGGCAGCGGACCCGAAGAGCCCGAAGCAGAAGGAGCCGAGGCGCGGAggccgccgccgcggccgccgccgctgCCCCGACAGTTTCGCCACCTACTTCCCCAGGGTTCTGAGGAATGTTCACGACGGCCTGAGCCTCTCGCAGGAGGCCGTGAGCGTCATGGATTCGTTCGTCAAGGACATCTTCGAGCGCATCACCAGCGAGGCCTCTCACCTGGTCCGCACCACCAAGCGCTCCACCATCACCTCCAGGGAGATCCAGACAGCCGTGCGCCTGTTGCTGCCCGGGGAGATCGGCAAGCACGCCGTGTCTGAGGCCACCAAGGCCGTCATCAGGTTCAACGCAAGCAAATGA